The following DNA comes from Bacillus alveayuensis.
TCTCCAAGAGCGTTAGAAGAAGTCATTTACTTTGCATCTTACGTTGTAACAGACCCTGGCGATACACCGTTAGAAAAGAAACAATTGTTATCAGAAAAAGAATACCGTACGTATCGGGAAAAATACGGTAATTCCTTCCAAGCGTCAATGGGTGCAGAAGCAATTAAAAAGCTTCTTCAAGATATTGACCTTGACAAAGAGGTTGAACAATTAAAAGAAGAGCTGAAGTCATCTCAAGGTCAACGTCGTACACGTGCGATTAAACGTTTGGAAGTGCTAGAAGCGTTTCGTAATTCTGGAAACAAACCATCTTGGATGATTTTGGATGTACTTCCAGTCATTCCTCCTGAATTGCGTCCAATGGTGCAATTAGATGGTGGACGTTTTGCAACATCTGACTTAAACGACTTATATCGTCGTGTCATTAATCGTAACAATCGCTTAAAACGCTTATTAGATTTAGGTGCACCAAGCATTATCGTTCAAAACGAGAAGCGTATGCTCCAAGAAGCAGTAGATGCACTGATTGATAATGGTCGTCGCGGTCGTCCTGTAACTGGACCTGGTAACAGACCACTCAAATCTCTTTCTCACATGTTGAAAGGTAAGCAAGGTCGCTTCCGTCAAAACTTACTCGGTAAGCGTGTTGATTATTCTGGACGTTCTGTTATCGTTGTAGGACCAAACTTAAAAATGTATCAATGTGGTCTTCCGAAAGAAATGGCCCTCGAATTATTTAAGCCATTTGTGATGAAAGAGTTAGTAGAAAAAGGGCTTGCTCACAACATTAAAAGTGCGAAACGGAAAATTGAACGTGTTCATCCTGAAGTATGGGATGTGTTAGAAGAGGTGATTAAAGAGCACCCTGTCTTATTAAACCGTGCTCCAACTCTTCATAGACTTGGTATTCAAGCGTTTGAACCAACGCTTGTTGAAGGGCGTGCCATTCGTCTTCACCCGCTTGTTTGTACAGCATATAACGCTGACTTTGACGGAGACCAAATGGCCGTACACGTTCCGTTATCTGCTGAAGCACAAGCCGAAGCTCGTATCTTAATGTTAGCGGCTCAAAATATTTTGAATCCGAAAGACGGTAAGCCAGTTGTAACACCTTCACAAGACATGGTATTAGGAAACTATTACTTAACAATGGAACGTGAAGGTGCGATCGGTGAAGGGAAAGTCTTTAAAGATACAGACGAAGCGTTAATTGCTTATCAAAATGGCTATGTGCACTTACACACTCGTGTAGCTGTGCATGCAGATTCTCTAAAAAATGAAACATTTACGGAGGAACAAAATAAAAAGTTATTAATCACAACTGTTGGTAAGTTAATCTTTAATGAGATTCTTCCAAACTCATTCCCTTACATTAACGAACCAACGGCAGAAAATATTCAAGAAAAAACACCTGACAAATATTTCATTGACCCTTCTGTAAATGTAAAAGAACATATTCAAAACCAAGAGATTATTCCGCCATTTAAAAAGGGTATCTTAGGAAAAATCATTGCGGAAGTCTTTAAACGATTTGCTATTACTGAAACATCCAAAATGCTTGACCGCTTAAAAGACTTAGGGTTTAAATACTCTACGAAAGCTGGAATTACGATTGGTGTTTCTGACATTGTCGTTCTAGGTGAAAAAGAAGAAATCTTGAGAGAAGCACAAGCAAAAGTAGACAATGTCATGAAACAGTTTAGACGTGGATTAATTACCGAAGATGAACGTTATGACAGAGTTATTTCTATCTGGAGTGCTGCGAAAGACACCATCCAAAGTAAGCTGATGAAATCTTTAGATAAGATGAATCCGATCTTCATGATGAGTGACTCTGGTGCTCGTGGTAACGCATCTAACTTCACGCAGCTTGCTGGTATGCGTGGATTGATGGCAAACCCAGCTGGTCGTATCATTGAGCTGCCGATTAAATCTAGCTTCCGTGAAGGATTAACCGTATTAGAGTACTTTATCTCTACACACGGTGCTCGTAAAGGTCTTGCGGATACAGCGTTAAAAACAGCGGACTCTGGTTATTTAACTCGCCGACTAGTAGATGTTGCTCAAGATGTAATTATTCGTGAAGAAGACTGTGGTACTGACCGTGGTATTTTAGCAAGAGCACTACAAGATGGTACAGAAGTCATCGAAAAGCTTGAGGAACGCATTATTGGACGATATGCACGCAGAACCGTAAAACACCCAGAAACTGGCGAAGTTCTAGTAAAAGAAAATGAAATGATTACAGAGGATATTGCTAGCGAGATTATTAATGCTGGTATTGAAGAAGTATGGATTCGTTCTGCGTTTACATGTAACACAAGACACGGTGTATGTAAAAAATGTTATGGACGTAATTTAGCAACTGGATCCGAGGTTGAAGTCGGTGAAGCTGTCGGTATTATCGCGGCTCAATCTATTGGTGAACCAGGTACACAGTTAACAATGCGTACATTCCACACAGGTGGGGTTGCGGGAGACGATATTACACAAGGTTTGCCTCGTGTTCAAGAGTTGTTCGAAGCGCGCAATCCGAAAGGTCAAGCTGTTATTTCTGAAATTGACGGTGTTGTTACTGAAATTAATGAAATCCGGGATAAACAACAAGAAATTGTTGTTCAAGGTGAAGTGGAAACAAGAACATACACTGCACCATTCAATGCTCGTTTAAAAGTATCAAAAGGCGATAAAGTAGAACGCGGTCAAGAGATTACAGAAGGTTCTGTTGACCCGAAAGAACTATTAAAAGTGAAAGACATTTTAGCTGTTCAAGAATATTTATTACGTGAAGTGCAAAAAGTGTACCGTATGCAAGGGGTAGAAATTGGCGATAAACATATTGAGGTAATGGTTCGTCAAATGCTTCGCAAAGTGCGTGTCATAGATCCAGGGGATACAGATGTATTGCCAGGAACACTTCTAGATGTCCATCAATTCACAGATGCGAATAAGAAGGTATTATTGGAAGGGAAACGTCCTGCAACGGGCAGACCAGTACTCCTTGGTATTACAAAAGCATCACTTGAAACAGAGTCGTTTTTATCTGCAGCATCCTTCCAAGAAACAACACGTGTGCTTACAGACGCTGCCATTAAAGGGAAACGTGACGAGTTGCTCGGCTTGAAAGAAAACGTCATTATCGGTAAACTTGTGCCAGCTGGTACAGGTATGCCGCGTTATCGAAAAGTAAAACCAGTTTCTAAGGTGCAATCAACAGACACAACGGTTGCAGTTGAGTAAACTTCAAATCTAAAAAATGGATGGATGTTACTGGATGGATTTAAAAGAAAATGTATTCAGTCAGTTGACATCCATCCCCCTATAATGTTACTATTATCAAGGTGCTCAATCTTAACCTGTTACTTTGGAGGATATGATCAAATGTCTTATGAAAAAGTATCGCAGGCTGAAAAAATAATTGTTGGTACGAAGCAAACAGCGAAAGCTCTAAAAAACGACCTAGTAAAGGAAGTTGTGATTGCTGAGGATGCCGAACCGAGAGTGACGATGAAAGTTATACAATTGGCTGAGCAAAAACAAGTTCCTATTACAAAAGTCGACTCCATGAAAAAGCTTGGAAAAGCTTGTGGAATTGAAGTGGGAGCTGCAGCTGTAGCCATTATAAAATAAACAACTGTTTTTGTAGAGTTCATCTGCAAAAACTTTGTTTTTACCAAAATATGAACCACCTGGATGTGTGGTATTAAAATTTTACGAAGGGAGGAACATAAACATGCCTACAATTAACCAATTAGTGCGCAAGGGACGTACTCGTAAAATTGAAAAATCTAAGTCACCTGCGTTAAATAAAGGATACAACAGCTTTAAAAAAGAGCACACTAACGTATCATCACCACAAAAACGTGGAGTTTGTACTCGTGTTGGTACAATGACACCTAAAAAACCAAACTCAGCGCTTCGTAAATATGCTCGTGTTCGTTTAACAAACGGAATCGAAGTGACAGCTTATATTCCAGGTATCGGACACAACTTACAAGAACACAGTGTTGTGTTAATTCGTGGTGGACGTGTTAAAGACTTGCCAGGGGTACGTTATCACATTGTTCGTGGTGCGTTAGATACTGCTGGTGTTGAAAATCGCAAACAAGGTCGTTCAAAATACGGTACAAAACGTCCTAAAAAATAATAGAAGCATCAATATGAATTACAGTATGAAGGGAGGAACATCATATGCCACGTAAAGGTGCTGTAGCAAAACGTGATGTATTACCAGATCCAATTTATAACTCTAAGCTTGTGACACGTTTAATCAACAAAATTATGGTTGATGGCAAAAAGCAAAAAGCACAAACAATCCTTTACAAAGCGTTTGACATCGTAAAGGAGCGAACTGGCAACGATCCGATGGAAGTATTTGAACAAGCTCTTAAAAACGTTATGCCTGTTCTTGAAGTTCGTGCACGTCGTGTCGGTGGTGCGAACTATCAAGTGCCTGTAGAAGTTCGTCCAGATCGCCGTACTACACTTGGACTTCGTTGGTTAGTAAACTACGCTCGTCTTCGTGGTGAAAAAACGATGGAGGAGCGCTTAGCTAACGAAATTATTGACGCAGCTAACAACACTGGAGCAGCTGTTAAAAAGCGTGAAGACACTCATAAAATGGCAGAAGCAAACAAAGCATTTGCTCACTATCGTTGGTAATTATTTAATTTTTTATAAACCAATATTCACATAAGGAAGGAGAAATACCAAATGCCAAGAGAGTTCTCCTTAGAAAAAACTCGTAACATCGGTATCATGGCTCACATCGATGCTGGTAAGACTACAACCACTGAGCGTATCTTGTTCTATACAGGACGCATTCATAAAATTGGGGAAACACACGAAGGTGCTTCCCAAATGGACTGGATGGAACAAGAGCAAGAGC
Coding sequences within:
- a CDS encoding DNA-directed RNA polymerase subunit beta' (product_source=KO:K03046; cath_funfam=2.40.40.20,2.40.50.100; cog=COG0086; ko=KO:K03046; pfam=PF00623,PF04983,PF04997,PF04998,PF05000; smart=SM00663; superfamily=64484; tigrfam=TIGR02386) translates to MLDVNNFEYMNIGLASPDKIRSWSYGEVKKPETINYRTLKPEKDGLFCERIFGPTKDWECHCGKYKRVRYKGVVCDRCGVEVTRAKVRRERMGHIELAAPVSHIWYFKGIPSRMGLVLDMSPRALEEVIYFASYVVTDPGDTPLEKKQLLSEKEYRTYREKYGNSFQASMGAEAIKKLLQDIDLDKEVEQLKEELKSSQGQRRTRAIKRLEVLEAFRNSGNKPSWMILDVLPVIPPELRPMVQLDGGRFATSDLNDLYRRVINRNNRLKRLLDLGAPSIIVQNEKRMLQEAVDALIDNGRRGRPVTGPGNRPLKSLSHMLKGKQGRFRQNLLGKRVDYSGRSVIVVGPNLKMYQCGLPKEMALELFKPFVMKELVEKGLAHNIKSAKRKIERVHPEVWDVLEEVIKEHPVLLNRAPTLHRLGIQAFEPTLVEGRAIRLHPLVCTAYNADFDGDQMAVHVPLSAEAQAEARILMLAAQNILNPKDGKPVVTPSQDMVLGNYYLTMEREGAIGEGKVFKDTDEALIAYQNGYVHLHTRVAVHADSLKNETFTEEQNKKLLITTVGKLIFNEILPNSFPYINEPTAENIQEKTPDKYFIDPSVNVKEHIQNQEIIPPFKKGILGKIIAEVFKRFAITETSKMLDRLKDLGFKYSTKAGITIGVSDIVVLGEKEEILREAQAKVDNVMKQFRRGLITEDERYDRVISIWSAAKDTIQSKLMKSLDKMNPIFMMSDSGARGNASNFTQLAGMRGLMANPAGRIIELPIKSSFREGLTVLEYFISTHGARKGLADTALKTADSGYLTRRLVDVAQDVIIREEDCGTDRGILARALQDGTEVIEKLEERIIGRYARRTVKHPETGEVLVKENEMITEDIASEIINAGIEEVWIRSAFTCNTRHGVCKKCYGRNLATGSEVEVGEAVGIIAAQSIGEPGTQLTMRTFHTGGVAGDDITQGLPRVQELFEARNPKGQAVISEIDGVVTEINEIRDKQQEIVVQGEVETRTYTAPFNARLKVSKGDKVERGQEITEGSVDPKELLKVKDILAVQEYLLREVQKVYRMQGVEIGDKHIEVMVRQMLRKVRVIDPGDTDVLPGTLLDVHQFTDANKKVLLEGKRPATGRPVLLGITKASLETESFLSAASFQETTRVLTDAAIKGKRDELLGLKENVIIGKLVPAGTGMPRYRKVKPVSKVQSTDTTVAVE
- a CDS encoding large subunit ribosomal protein L7A (product_source=KO:K07590; cath_funfam=3.30.1330.30; cog=COG1358; ko=KO:K07590; pfam=PF01248; smart=SM00967; superfamily=55315), whose amino-acid sequence is MSYEKVSQAEKIIVGTKQTAKALKNDLVKEVVIAEDAEPRVTMKVIQLAEQKQVPITKVDSMKKLGKACGIEVGAAAVAIIK
- a CDS encoding small subunit ribosomal protein S12 (product_source=KO:K02950; cath_funfam=2.40.50.140; cog=COG0048; ko=KO:K02950; pfam=PF00164; superfamily=50249; tigrfam=TIGR00981) — protein: MPTINQLVRKGRTRKIEKSKSPALNKGYNSFKKEHTNVSSPQKRGVCTRVGTMTPKKPNSALRKYARVRLTNGIEVTAYIPGIGHNLQEHSVVLIRGGRVKDLPGVRYHIVRGALDTAGVENRKQGRSKYGTKRPKK
- a CDS encoding small subunit ribosomal protein S7 (product_source=KO:K02992; cath_funfam=1.10.455.10; cog=COG0049; ko=KO:K02992; pfam=PF00177; superfamily=47973; tigrfam=TIGR01029), with the protein product MPRKGAVAKRDVLPDPIYNSKLVTRLINKIMVDGKKQKAQTILYKAFDIVKERTGNDPMEVFEQALKNVMPVLEVRARRVGGANYQVPVEVRPDRRTTLGLRWLVNYARLRGEKTMEERLANEIIDAANNTGAAVKKREDTHKMAEANKAFAHYRW